A window of Longispora fulva contains these coding sequences:
- a CDS encoding gamma-glutamylcyclotransferase family protein, whose amino-acid sequence MSRSPDQEGAPVQTDVSLFSYGTLRQSNVQRALFGRELDGRPDQLQGYRLDMVEITDPEVVATSGSAHHPILHATGDPADLVAGTVLAITEAELAAADGYETDDYSRALAPLASGGSAWVYAASHPAP is encoded by the coding sequence ATGAGCCGCTCGCCCGACCAGGAAGGTGCCCCCGTGCAGACCGACGTCTCCCTGTTCTCCTATGGCACGCTGCGCCAGTCCAACGTGCAACGCGCCCTCTTCGGTCGCGAACTCGACGGAAGACCGGACCAGCTTCAGGGGTACCGACTGGACATGGTCGAGATCACCGACCCGGAGGTCGTGGCCACCAGCGGCTCGGCGCACCACCCGATCCTGCACGCCACCGGTGACCCCGCCGACCTCGTCGCCGGCACCGTCCTGGCCATCACCGAGGCGGAACTCGCCGCCGCCGACGGCTACGAGACCGACGACTACAGCCGGGCCCTGGCACCGTTGGCGTCGGGCGGCTCGGCGTGGGTGTACGCGGCCTCGCACCCAGCCCCCTGA
- the modA gene encoding molybdate ABC transporter substrate-binding protein: protein MRLVRMLAVATVAALALAGCGGGADKPSTTPPTGEKLTGTVTVLAAASLTESFTAIGKDFEAAHPGVKVTFSFGASSTLATQIVNGAPADVFASASPTNMKQVTDANLATAPTVFARNQLVIAVPKGNKAGIKTIEDLAKPNVKVALCATQVPCGAAATKALAAANVKVTPVTLEADVKAALTKVRLGEVDAALVYRTDAQAASADVEAIEFTASAQAVNEYPIVAIAKAPNSAGAAAFVAYVLSDKAKAILTKAGFQNP from the coding sequence ATGAGACTGGTACGGATGCTGGCGGTCGCCACGGTCGCCGCACTCGCCCTGGCCGGTTGCGGCGGTGGCGCGGACAAGCCGTCGACGACGCCCCCGACCGGGGAGAAACTCACCGGCACGGTCACCGTGCTCGCGGCCGCGTCGTTGACGGAGTCGTTCACGGCGATCGGCAAGGACTTCGAGGCCGCCCACCCCGGGGTGAAGGTGACGTTCAGCTTCGGGGCCAGCTCCACGCTCGCCACCCAGATCGTCAACGGCGCGCCCGCCGACGTGTTCGCCTCGGCCAGCCCGACGAACATGAAGCAGGTCACCGACGCGAACCTGGCGACCGCCCCGACGGTGTTCGCGAGGAACCAGCTCGTGATCGCCGTGCCGAAGGGCAACAAGGCCGGCATCAAGACGATCGAGGACCTGGCCAAGCCGAACGTCAAGGTCGCACTCTGCGCGACTCAGGTGCCCTGCGGCGCGGCGGCCACCAAGGCCCTCGCGGCCGCGAACGTGAAGGTCACCCCCGTCACCCTCGAGGCGGACGTCAAGGCCGCGCTCACGAAGGTCCGGCTCGGCGAGGTCGACGCGGCCCTCGTGTACCGCACCGACGCCCAGGCCGCGTCCGCCGACGTCGAGGCCATCGAGTTCACCGCGTCGGCCCAGGCCGTCAACGAGTACCCGATCGTCGCGATCGCCAAGGCCCCCAACAGCGCCGGAGCCGCCGCGTTCGTCGCCTACGTACTCTCCGACAAGGCCAAGGCGATCCTCACCAAGGCCGGCTTCCAGAACCCCTGA
- a CDS encoding TOBE domain-containing protein, translating to MVAFRMGEVAGLLGVSVDTVRRWADGGRLPVSRDDHGHRVVEGGALAGFLRTHSAEADKGSGSSARNRLPGIVTEVIRDGVMAQVEIHAGGHRIVSLMSREAADELGLQVGVPATAVVKSTNVVVEVPQRGAKGQERS from the coding sequence ATGGTCGCATTCCGGATGGGCGAGGTGGCGGGGCTGCTGGGTGTCAGCGTGGACACGGTGCGCCGCTGGGCCGACGGCGGGAGACTGCCGGTCAGCCGCGACGACCACGGGCACCGGGTCGTCGAGGGCGGGGCGCTGGCCGGATTCCTGCGGACGCATTCCGCCGAGGCCGACAAGGGCTCGGGGTCCTCGGCGCGCAACCGGCTGCCCGGGATCGTGACCGAGGTGATCCGCGACGGCGTGATGGCGCAGGTGGAGATCCACGCCGGCGGGCACCGGATCGTGTCGCTGATGAGCCGCGAGGCCGCCGACGAGCTGGGCCTGCAGGTCGGGGTGCCGGCGACGGCGGTAGTGAAGTCCACCAACGTGGTGGTCGAGGTGCCCCAGCGTGGGGCGAAGGGACAGGAGCGTTCATGA